Proteins found in one marine bacterium B5-7 genomic segment:
- the rlmD gene encoding 23S rRNA (uracil(1939)-C(5))-methyltransferase RlmD — protein sequence MSKRSRRQKLPQEPQAATVTALSHDGRGIAVIEGKTTFVRAALPGEDVMFRYTSKRGKFDEGLAEQINTASPDRTTPPCQHFGVCGACAMQHMLPEKQLQHKQTVLQEQLQHFGKVQPSEWLPPLTGPTTGYRHKARLGLRYVHKKEKLLIGFREVGGRLLADCDQCEVLHPSVGHRFDALRQLIQSLSIYEQIPQIEIAVTETQVALVIRHLQDFTEEDLGKLQQFAKAAKDMETPGQARGDSDSQSQGDNSNQADSDSLPFYLYLQPKGPDSIHCIYPAPNTLLQYCLPDFDVTYDFHPCDFTQINPDINQRMIAQALAHLDIQADDTVLDLFCGLGNFTLPIARTAKHVVGIEGCDALVDRAKHNARKNQLSNVDFHVADLNEALTGDWATRTYDKLLLDPARTGADGIMPALTTWQPKIIVYVSCNPATLARDAGLLAEEGYTLLKCGVMDMFPHTTHVESMAVFIRG from the coding sequence ATGTCTAAGCGAAGTCGTCGCCAAAAACTCCCGCAAGAACCGCAAGCAGCCACCGTTACCGCTTTAAGCCACGATGGTCGTGGCATTGCTGTGATCGAAGGCAAAACAACCTTTGTACGTGCTGCCCTACCCGGCGAAGACGTCATGTTTCGCTATACCTCAAAACGTGGAAAATTTGACGAAGGACTCGCGGAGCAAATCAATACCGCCTCACCCGATCGCACCACACCACCCTGCCAACATTTTGGTGTCTGCGGCGCGTGCGCCATGCAACACATGCTGCCAGAAAAACAATTGCAACATAAACAAACGGTGTTACAAGAACAATTACAACACTTTGGAAAAGTTCAACCCAGCGAATGGTTACCACCATTAACCGGCCCCACAACAGGCTACCGGCACAAAGCCCGCTTGGGTTTACGTTACGTCCATAAAAAAGAAAAATTGCTGATTGGATTTCGTGAAGTCGGTGGACGCTTACTCGCTGACTGTGACCAATGCGAAGTGTTGCACCCGAGTGTTGGGCATCGCTTTGATGCATTACGTCAGCTTATTCAATCGCTCAGTATTTATGAGCAGATCCCGCAAATTGAAATTGCAGTGACAGAAACACAAGTGGCACTGGTTATTCGGCATTTACAGGACTTTACTGAAGAAGATTTAGGGAAATTACAGCAGTTTGCGAAAGCGGCTAAAGACATGGAGACCCCGGGTCAAGCCCGGGGTGACAGTGATAGTCAGAGTCAGGGTGACAACAGTAATCAGGCTGACAGTGATAGCCTCCCCTTCTACCTCTACCTGCAACCCAAAGGCCCCGACAGTATTCATTGCATTTATCCCGCACCCAATACTTTATTGCAATATTGTTTACCCGACTTTGATGTGACTTACGATTTTCATCCATGCGACTTTACACAAATTAATCCTGACATTAATCAACGAATGATCGCGCAAGCGTTAGCACACCTAGATATTCAAGCGGATGATACGGTGTTGGATTTATTTTGTGGCTTAGGTAACTTTACTTTGCCTATCGCACGCACAGCTAAACACGTCGTCGGCATTGAAGGCTGTGATGCCTTAGTCGACCGCGCGAAACATAATGCGCGAAAAAATCAACTAAGCAACGTCGATTTTCACGTCGCGGATTTAAACGAAGCATTGACAGGAGACTGGGCAACACGCACGTACGATAAATTATTACTCGATCCAGCACGTACCGGTGCTGATGGCATCATGCCCGCATTGACTACTTGGCAACCAAAAATCATCGTTTATGTTTCATGTAATCCAGCAACCTTAGCACGAGATGCCGGCTTGCTAGCCGAAGAGGGTTATACCCTGTTAAAATGCGGGGTCATGGATATGTTCCCACATACCACGCACGTAGAATCTATGGCCGTTTTTATTCGAGGATAA
- the adK gene encoding adenylate kinase has product MLRLLFLGPPGAGKGTQAGFITEKYGIPQISTGDMLRAAIQAGTEQGLNAKQFMDKGEYVPDEVMIALVTARIQAPDCANGFLLDGFPRTMPQAEALHAAGVDFDHVVEIQVPFETLVSRLSGRRVHAASGRTYHLEFNPPQVDGKDDATGEPLTQRSDDQEDTVRRRLQVYTDQTAPLIDYYTDKMADTYHVIDGTQTMDAVKEAIFNLI; this is encoded by the coding sequence ATGTTGAGGTTATTATTTTTAGGGCCACCGGGCGCTGGTAAAGGTACGCAGGCTGGGTTTATTACTGAAAAATACGGTATCCCACAAATCTCAACGGGCGATATGTTGCGTGCGGCGATCCAAGCAGGCACCGAGCAAGGTTTAAATGCTAAACAGTTCATGGATAAAGGCGAATATGTGCCTGATGAGGTCATGATTGCATTGGTTACGGCGCGTATCCAAGCGCCTGATTGTGCAAATGGTTTTTTGCTGGATGGTTTTCCGCGCACCATGCCGCAGGCCGAAGCCTTGCATGCAGCTGGCGTTGATTTTGATCATGTTGTAGAAATCCAAGTGCCGTTTGAAACACTGGTGAGCCGTCTTTCTGGCCGCCGTGTGCATGCGGCTTCAGGACGTACCTACCACCTTGAATTTAACCCGCCTCAAGTGGACGGCAAAGATGACGCCACTGGCGAGCCACTGACGCAACGCAGCGATGACCAAGAAGACACCGTCCGCCGCCGTCTACAGGTTTACACCGATCAAACGGCGCCGCTCATCGATTATTACACCGATAAAATGGCTGATACTTATCATGTCATTGATGGGACACAGACCATGGATGCCGTGAAAGAAGCGATTTTCAACCTTATTTGA